Proteins from one Sabethes cyaneus chromosome 2, idSabCyanKW18_F2, whole genome shotgun sequence genomic window:
- the LOC128736217 gene encoding uncharacterized protein LOC128736217, with translation MKTIVCLFALIAVIAASTVPLPGAPRTVIRKVRAAENSQENAPTQIAEANAEDMDGAETFGFGYHKHIHVVPSYGGFYGGGYPYYGGYGYGGYGSYGGYPYAHGYPYYY, from the exons ATGAAAACG ATCGTGTGCTTATTCGCATTGATCGCAGTTATTGCTGCGAGTACTGTTCCGTTGCCAGGTGCTCCTCGTACGGTCATTCGAAAGGTGAGAGCTGCTGAAAATTCACAGGAAAATGCACCAACGCAGATAGCGGAGGCCAATGCAGAGGATATGGATGGAGCGGAAACATTCGGATTCGGATATCATAAACATATTCACGTTGTACCGTCGTACGGAGGCTTCTACGGAGGAGGATATCCTTATTATGGTGGATATGGCTACGGAGGATATGGCAGTTATGGCGGATACCCGTATGCCCACGGCTATCCTTACTACTATTAA